The sequence below is a genomic window from Drosophila gunungcola strain Sukarami chromosome 2L unlocalized genomic scaffold, Dgunungcola_SK_2 000007F, whole genome shotgun sequence.
TACATTATTAATACCCTCGCAAAGGCTTTCAatcgttttattcaaatattttcaagaagacatttccgaccctataaacaGCATTAACAGGCgggtcgatctagccatgtccgtgcTTATTGTTATTGATTTATCAAGTCTCTGCCTCTGCTCTGCCGGCGAAACATTTCCAATTTATTGTCAACATCAAGTTGGGTTCAGAAACAAAGTTGACCACTAGTAAAATTACAGGTTATAAGACTTATGTTTACTTAGTTTAGCATGTTTCCGTTTAGCCCTGCGCTTTGAAGCATTTCGTGGCGTTAGTTCTTTTCGAAGTTTCATTTACTTGCACTTTGTACAGGATTAAAAGTTTACCTATTTTACTTatgactttttatttttgtatattcagGAAAAACGGTTTCTTCTTAAATTATAGCTCGATTTAGCATGACTGTGATTTTTCGATTTATGGGCGTTGAAATACACGTGCGCTGCCTATGAATTGCTAGAATCTGCATGTCACATCCCAAATCTATAGCTTTTATACATATGTAGTTTCCGCGacctcgacgttcatacagacggacagacagacgggcatggctagatcgacttggCTGTTGATCCTGATTAAGTatacatatactttatagggtcgaaaacgATTACTTCTACCTTATACATACTTTTCTAAGAAATACAATATACCATTTTACTCTGCGACTAacgggtataaatataaaataactgcTTGAGAATTATAAGCTATACAgatgcggtcaaaataatagtagtgcGCCGCCCCTCATGtttgtaattattatatttcttGTCAAAATTTTGCCATGATTGACTATTTTATTAGATTTGACTATATATAgtcgaaaacaaaagaaatccGGACCATTTTGAAGTCAGCCATTATGTGAAATTAGGACTAACATCGgccggtcaaaataatagtagtgaAGACGAtcaattcaataaattaaaaaatctgaaagtttcataattcaaaattatattataatgaCATACtccttttttgttgtaacaattttgtaatttgaaaaatattatttgtctgggtttaagaaaaataaatagcacGTTTTGCATTAATTGTTCGAAAAAGTACCgaataaaattttgataattcTTAATTAGTTTTACGCATTGCAGTAATAAATCTGAGttaaaaatctaaatctaTACGGCGCATGAGctctttgtaaaaaaaatgagtaacaaaaaaataccttAGTTTGTGAGGTCTTAGCATTTGAAATATcctcaaatcaaaaatttttagtgCATCGGCTTATTTGCTGCAAGAATAGTTAGGTAATAGATGCCATAATATAGTAAAAGCCAAAAATCTTTTcacaaattcaaaacaaagtttACAGACAATACAgcatatagtttttttttttgccgatAGATGCATATCTAGGATAAAGCCAGTGATACTCAAGGCTATAGTAATCAACAATATTCTTTTATAGATATAGTTTACCATTGTTCAGGTTAatctttttcaaattttagaaAAGGTTTGATGTCATGTAAGAGgttaataaatttcatttttaatcaaGAAACAACCAATTCCATATTTGACCTCTTTTGACTTAAAAGACGTTCAGAGGATTCTTGACCATATAGAATAATGGTCTGAAGTCATAGCTTATAATAATCGACAAAAACCGAATTAATTTAATCCAAACAAAtgtttggaaaataaattattcaaatttatttaagttttcttattatttttcaaattggaaatagcactactattattttgtctGAAATTAGACTCCATTGCAGAAAATAGTTGActtcaacaaaataaactgTAAAATGATCCGGAtgcttttgttttcaactATATATGGTCTTATCTAATAAAATAGTCAATAATGGCAAGAATTTGAAAAGAAAGCAACAATTACAAACACTTGAAGATGAGGGGCGATAgcactactattattttgaccgcagctATATATAGCTGCAAGTCTAGTGTAATAAAATTACCGAAACCATATGAAATGCATATTTATTCATTAGCCAACAAATTGTGCAAATTTGTATATACTGTGGCCGATCGCTAACGGCTataagatttttataaaaagaaaaccaatcTAAAACTCAGTCGTTGAAAAGGGACATGGCTCTGTTAAGAAACTTTTAAATCAAACTATAACAACTGTGATTCCGATTGCAAATGTAAATTCCCCAAGGTCTATTACTTATCTATCAAAACAACTATATAACAGGATAGCTATGTCGCTTCACAGCCGcttatcaaaattattattatcagtTAATAGCGCATTGCCCACATGACGTGCGACATGCAATCGACGTAAACATTAACTTCACGagctctaaaaaaaaattggttgaaGAGTcattacatttatatttttgttatatttatttatttttgctcaCAAGTTACAATTGTATTCTGTGTATGCAGCCACCCCTGGAAAAACAACTGTCTTTGACTTTATTCTTAGGTAACTGTTTCAAGAGactataaaaaatagttgATTAGAGGTTTCCTTTGTCCGGGGTGTCGGAACGGGACAAAAACCACCGACTAGTGTCtttatatttaagatttgaaagcaatataaatatgtttcgAAAATACTAAGACAATAGGACAAGTATTACACACTAgatttaacaattaattaaagcgCTCGAAAATGTTCCTTAGTTAGTACAACTAGTCACACTAAGCTCCCAGTCTAGCATTAATACCAAAGAGTATATATACACGGAATTGTTCAAGTCAGCCGCTGCGAGTGCCTGAGTGCTGTTTATCTAATCATTGGAGATTAGCAGGTGCTAGGTATTTGGTTGCTCCCTTGGATTATTTACATCCGCTTTAAATGTTCCTACCATGTATTTAGACATAAAAAAGCCGCTTAGGTCTAATGCTGAGATTAAATTCACGGCAGGAAACCTTGAATATCATCGATTGCTTAGGAAGCCAGTCCGCGCTGGCGACGCTTCACTCGGGCGTACGGTCCCACCGCTGGGTCCATGATGAAGTCGTAAAGTACTCGTGTCCAGCTGGTATGCTGGGGCATCGTGTCATAGAATTCCTTGGCAATTCGCTTGACCTCGGGCAGCCGTGAGCCGGGCACCGCTGGGAAGTCGTGGTGCTCGTTGTGATAGCCCACATTAAAGGTGATCCAGTTGAGCGGGCCGTAGTATGAGTAGGTCTCAAATCCCTTCGCAAACATGTAGTGCTCCGATATGAAGTGTCCGGCCACCGGGTGCAGTCCCATGGCCAGAATGCTACCGATTAGCAGGTAGGCCAGGGGCTTCCAGCCCAGGAAATAAACGATCAGCGCGTTGAAAGTCAGCTGCACCACGGTGTTGATAATCTCCAGGCGCGTAGGTGGCTTCGGGTTAATCACCAGTGGTCGGAAAATGTAGAAGAAAGGCTGCAAGCACACCCACAAAAACTTTCCGAAAGTGGTGTCAAAAAGGCGCGCCTCCAGCAGTGTGGGTATGTCAGTGTCTATTGCCTCATCACCTTGGTAActgaaaatgtaaatacaaCTGTTTAGAACtaggaaatggaaatgagaGTTGTTATATATGTAGTTTCAGCTAGAACTTTGTTATAATGTTAATAACCGTAACGGGTAGAAATAATATCTACTTAAATTCATCAAATCAatctattattttagaaatattgaCGAACTGAACGTCAGCGACATAACATTCGGCAATGACGTCAATAACTATTCCTCCCTTCGagttatttttacatttcaaaGAATATTATATATCGGCCATATCAAATTATATCTAACAGCGTTATTACTTAATATTATAGTGACATCTGACCAATTTAGTACTACAAGTGAATAAATATTAGTAGATATAAGctattaattcaaaattaaataaatgaagtaTGATTTTAGTGAGTTTTTGGCAGGGTTACCACAATATCAACTTCTTATTGGAAGCAATCAACGACAAAGCACCTAAGAGATTAGGTAAAACTTATCTGCGACTTCCCtgtaaacataaacaaacacACGTATGCGGTTAAATGCTTTACTTTGCCCTAATAATTCTATTGGGAAAAGCAATAAAAGTGAGCCAAGCTAACTCAACTTACTGTCCGAAACTCGAGTGCCAAATCGCTGAGCTACGTGACCAATTGAGCGCCTACttgtaaatatgtacatatgtacatatagaAACTATGTACAGGCCTATCTTATCAACGCAATTTATAAGCACTCAAAAGGGAATAAAATGGATATTGACTCATAAGCTTTTCGGGATAGGGAGCAGTGTTGGTCAACTCATGCCGGCGTTCCAATGTGTAAATGAGTCGACGGGGTGGGATGCTAGTTTTAGTTTACTTTGTGACTACGCCCATTAacagggaataattcgtatGTGTGGAGTGTATGTGTACAATGTACACCTTACATATGTACGTATGTACGTCACAGATTCAACTCGAGTCGCACGTACCGGTGATGTTCGAGGTGGTATTTCTTAAACGAAATGCTCATGGGCAAGCCGATGGGCAGGTTGCAGATAAAGCCCAGGATCCGGTTGTGCATGGGCCTGCTGTGTCCGAAGGCCAGGTTGTGCGAGATTTCGTGCACGGCCAGCATCAGCGAGTGGTTGATGATGCCCCCAAAGCAGTAGGCGGCCACCAGGAGCCACGACCACGACAGGTCCTTCACAACGAACAGGGCCAGAATCTGGGTGAGCACCATCGCACCGGCTACCCACTTGAAATTGGGGTCGTGACCAAACAGCTTCTTGATCTGCGGGTACTTTTCCAGGATGATCTTGCGCCGCGAGGCGTGCGGCTCCTCCGTGTACACCCATTCGAAGTCGCTGCGCGAAACTTTCTGACCCATCTCAGATGCTTGGATTACAGTTAGGTTGCAGTTCTAGGCTGGACACAGATGACGTTCCACAGGTCGGCGTTAGTAGGTTGACATTACTGTCGACCGGCGCGGCgaaggaaaatatataaacgtCCAATTGGGCGGATTGAGAAATATAGTATGACCTGACTGAGATGGAGCTGGAAAATCAACCGATATATAATCGGAAGTGCGATAAAATTAATCGCATCTACTGAAATCGCCAAATACGATGTACTTACTGTTGCCTGTGTTTGGTTAACCACTTTACTAATAACCTAGGCACACCAACACTAGTTGCTTATTGATACCTCGATAAATTCGTTAATTAATCGAAAATGTAGCTAGTCGGAGTATTCAGCCACACATagtttgaacatttttaaatttaaataaaactaaaaaaactaatttaaattaacaaatatccGTCGGAAACGAGGAAAGTAAAGAGCTCTCCACACTGCCTCGGTTTTTCCATCAAGTTCGATTGACTAGCGCGATCATTGTGTCTATCCTGGACCAACTTTACTTAAGTTTCGAACAGCTTTTCTCATTTGAGTTTAAATTTGCTTTAAGCAATTGAGCTGGTGGTAATAGAGTCAGAAATCAGCAATGGgcttatgacactacattgttgagctcattcattgctcattttgAGCAAGATAACCTATGACGATTCCAATTAgcaataaatgaataaaattgtcaaaaccgatacccgatagtaaaatataaaccgaactttggtataaaaatatcattcgATGAAATACCACCGAGGCCGATGCATCAATGAGTAAAATTGTATCTACAAATATTGCTCATTAattggagttgacgacaaaacggaatgaaaaagcgaggcttaaatgtatacgaaataagttttaccatttaaaggtaacaactgaaaccctttaaacgttaaaattagctggataaacaaaatataataaacaaaacaataaagtttgaatttaacgttaaaaaggcagcatgaccgtgaacttattaccaaaaaaatctaaaGCAGTATCCACTTAGTTGTCTCTGTCTATCAGCTTCAATGAATCCATCAATGAAGGAGGcgaacaatgtagtgtcatatGCCCACTTTCCACACAGTCCATCCGTTGGAAACGGTCtgatttccacagagcacatccaccttCAACCTTCTGATgtcagctgatctgaacagctgtggctcgGCAAAACGTAAGCAAAGTCAAAAGGTCaaccatctttgtttatgttttgatgagcTACAGCTGTTACGATCAGCAGAAACCggagtttcactttttttcaaaaatcccaacGGTTTTTTAGGGATGGACTTTGAGGAAAGAGGGTTGCACCGAAGTAACATCGGCTaactatcgcataaatttGTCCGTCAAAGTCCGTCAATTTTTAACGGCGGACTTACTGGAAGGCAGCTTTTTCGACTTATTGAActgaatttatatatattcaattctaaatcttaaaacttaaatcaaCTATCGaaagttcttttaaaaatacttcgGGACTTGTAGGCATCAGAGTAGGCGTggccttaaaaataaaattagacgCGGAGGGAAGGACGAGCAGACGGACATCTAGATTGACTCGGCTATtaatcctgatcaagaatataaatgttttatagaaTCAAAAGCGTTTCCTTACTCTACACTCATAACACAATCTACCCTAAATTTAGGAAATTCGCCCTATTCATCATCAAAGGCAACCCACCATGAATaagttttctaaaattaatgGGACTTCTTTCTTAAAATCTAGGGCAAAAAGCCCTTGAGAAAACCTTTTCTAGAATTaagataaatatttcttaaatgtaGAGCAGCTTACCATACATTTTAGggcaaaattttcaaaaaattagaaaaatttataaaaattaaacatgttTATTCAAGATGAAATTGTAATTCAAGCATGTATAGATTTTGTGATGTATATTGTCTATATCACCTGGATGTAGATCAGGCACCACCCAACGCCGCAGGCCATCAGCATTGTAAATAAAGTCCGGCTGGTCCATATAGCTACAAGTTTTAGACTAAGTGGGGTAGGCAAACTTTGAAGTAACTTGTGTAAAATATTTAGCATGAATAGGGAATCTACCAAGTTAACATCACTgtcaaaattaaagaaaaacatattGTCCATCACTTACTTAAGTTCCCAACTGGCATCTTGTCAAGCTCCTCGCGCGGCTCATCTGACATTGGGGCCTTACTTTTAATCTGGGTGTTCCCAATTGGTCCCAATGTCTGTTTCACTTCATAATTCGCCGGTGAGAAGGTAAGTGCTCATTGGATGTACAGTCGTCTGCCTTCAAGTTACTTAGGCGGACCCACTTAATAAAAAGCCCGGCATTGAGGAGATTTAGCTACTTTAATTATTACTTGTTTCAGAACGCCTTAGATGATTGTCCTACCCCAAGAGTCGAACTGCAGGTTGGCCTCTCCGATGACACCTGCACACATGTCGAGTTCCAAGCCTGGGATCAGCTCTAGCCCGGAGCCCAATCCCAATCTTAATGCCTCACATACCGCACTTCCTGGATGTTGGCAATCATGGAAATGCCCAGGGACACCGGCACCTTGGCGTGGTCGGGGTCACCATCCGTCACACAATAGTAGCAGGCGCCTAGGAACTTGAGGCGCTGCACTTGGAAGTGAGAGGCAGCCACATCGAATCTGGCGAAGAGGTCGTACAGCACCTTCACCAACTTTTCCATCGTGGTCAGCTGGGTGGTCAGCTCAACCACGTCGGCGGAGAGGATACTGACGTCGGGAAGTACCTGGATGGCCATGAAGTTTTCCGGCCTTTGCGAACCACCGGAGATGGAGCGCTCGAACTCGAGCATGATCTTGTTCTTGATGCTATCCTTGATGGGCTTCGCAATCTGCGGCGACAGGATGCTGTCCAAAAGCATCATTTCCAGGCGCAGGGCGTGCCGAAACCACACCTCCTCCTCGGAGCATGTCGACGGATATCACTTCGTAGCCACGAACATTGCGCGCGCTTTTGGTTTGGTCAAGCGCAATGAAGTGCTCGAAGTGGACCACGTTTACAATGCTGACTGAGGTGGCCAGTAGGGCAGCTCCCCTGACAGAGGGAATCGGCAAAAAGATGTAAATCCTGCGGAGCACAAAGACGTCGTGGGAGGGATCAAGAAGCTAGTCGATTATGTAACAGTGATACTTGATCTGCGCTATATCTGAGGGCAAAAAGTCAAAAGATGCAAATATACctgtatttcatttttgggcttaccattaaataaaacaatattggcCGACAAAACGGAAGCTCTCAATATAATTCTCAATAAGGAAGTAACCATAACTAATCCCTTTCCATCAAAAAGTAAGTGCATCCGACCGGGCCCTGAAATCTGAATATAagttatataatatatataataatatataatatataataataatatataatatattgatTGTGAGCCTAAACCTCGACGGTTTGACGGCTTGCTTACCCTCAAATAGCTCTTCTCCCACAGGCGCTAGTCACCGTACTTTCGAAGACATGGCCCAAACCTCTCTGTACACACAAGtttattgaattttgtttttttcgtaTTCCCTGGTCCAGTTTCCTAGTGTAAGAAAGTGTTAAGTTACTGGTGTGTATAAGTACCAGTACTAAGCCTGCTGTGTATCCCAGTTTTTAGAAAGCATTTttccctttattttttctttatactTACAGAATTTTGATTGCATTCTGTCTGTGCAGATTAGAAAATGTATAGAAAGGTATTGATTTCCTTGGTTTCTTTGGTTTCCCAATTAAGTTCAGGGATCTTCTGCCGACTCTTTGGTGACCTTCCTGAACGTCAATCATGGCTTGACCATCGCATCAGAAACGGATTTTCAGTTAGAAAATGGGCACCCATTATTGGGCTTCCAAGTTTTGCGGcgtttgttgttattaattttatttttatttgcagccCCCAAGCATCCGCTTTTGCCTTCATCAAAGAAAAGCTGTAAAATATGCCGTACTTTCTCTTTGCTGGGGTTTATTTTGGACGCGTGCCCACAATCACAAAACTGTCTGAGAAGCTTGTTTAGTCAAGTTACTATTCggcagttcagaattacgcttttaattttatcaaaatcggaaaacgatatcatatagctgccacaggaactcaaataattgtgCTGCAAAtcgtcatagcttcaatgtttttaaacatttaacgccagtcaatcataattttaatgttttcaagaatatttaatttgtgcaatagctgcaagggtatatgaacttcggcttgccgaagtttgcttccataTCAGcggttcgtgccactcacatgcattgttgccattttagcTTATTTCAAGCTAGAtttagcatattttaaaatgaaatagcttgaaaaatacttgaaatgCATATAGCTTAAAATCTGgcttatttcaaatttcatttagctaatttcggcttaaaaaaatttataacaaaaaatttggaaaaatccacCTTATTAAttgggaaaaaaaggaaataactATAGAGTTTTGGTCAGAAGTTTTGATGTATAAGGATGCTGGCCAAAACAAAGCTTTCGAGCAACTGGCGTTATTTGCTTTGCACATTCTTTCACTGCCATGGTCGAATGCTGCGGTTGAGAGGGTATTCAGCCAAATGAACATGGTCAAAACAAAGTTGCgcaacaaaatgaatttaaaaagcttgaacgcaattttaagaataaggtttgtttttgaaattttaaattatttaaaatatactaagtatttttttttatgttatagaTATGGACTGCGACGTCATGGCAAATGTTGCCATGACTACATACTTCCAACGAAATACCTCGCTTTAGTCAGCTCATCCGCTAAATATATGGAATCGAATGATGAAGTcgatgaaattatttctttgctcTAAtagctatataaatataatatcaataaaagtaaaaaatcaactattttaatgttttccatggttagcttatttttagcttaatttttttaatttttagctcattctagcttatttttttcttcaatctAGCTTATTTTATCTCTCAAAATCTGGCAGCACTGCTCACATGTCGGAaaagcattagctaaatgctaatgcgccaatggaatcacaaaaaagtttactaatgcggcaatggaataaggcaattaaaatttcaacgTTTTAAACGTTAAATtccaacttttttaatatcccgcttatgtttatttaaacgttaaagttttgcagtttttatctttaaatgcTACAACATTTCTTATCCCTTATCCAGCAGTGTTTTATTTCGTAAAATGCTTTTGAAACTGATTTGGGGTTGCACCGAGCAATTGACcgtttttttatactttccgGGCATAATTTCTCTGAAAGCATTGTCTTTATATTTTCTGACTACTACGAAcagtttttaattcatttacaaaataaaaattagtaaattGTCGATCCAAGgcgtaaaaatgtttatatttctgTTTTCCTTGGTTCTCAACCctaattttgttgcaaaaagattttaaaaagttgtttaagCCTGATCCATTGGTACATAAGTGGACttcttatagcctgattccattgccgcatttagctaatgctaatTTGATGCGTGTGCTCTTGTTTTCTTgttcaaaaattgcgccatcCTTGGATAAAAAGCAGGTGTTGTGGTGGTGGCCCTAACgaaatatcgttaaaaatctaaattttctgttattttttctaaaaatttatctatcgcatttattttaaatgcggcatttatccttatgggattccctgtttCAATTAATGCGCATTAGgataaatgcgttttaatgagCCAATGGAATCCGCtattaaatgtgcctgatctCATTGAAGCATTTATGTATAATGTTgcactttgattttttttttaatttcagattGAAATTTGGTGTTTAATTTCACTAGTTCCTTTCATCTCTCGGAATTTGATTCTTATGCTAATCTCACATTCTTAGAAATGAGTCATGTTATGGAGAGATTACCTAACGATGCGTAATTGTATtcaacaattatttaaacattatataaTTGAATTAGTGGCTCGACCTAAGAGgttgttgtttgttaaatCTCCCAAAAGTGCGTCTCGTGTGCTGACCTACTGTTTCAGTTATcagccaaataaaaattttgtacttTTGTGTGTGAGACCTACGCCTTCAGTAGACTGAAGCATCAGTTTTTCGACTACAATGGAGAGAATAGTGTGGATTAGCAgcctgctgcttttgctgggCTTTGCAACTGGACTCGGAGTAACTCGATCCGTCGATGCTACGGCCAACGAGCGGATCCTAAGCTCCATAAAGCGGCACATGAATGACAGTGCCGATCCTTGCGAGGATTTTCAGAACTATGCCACAGGCAAGTTCCACGAGGTAAACAAGAAGGAGGATTGGGAAATTACCCAGGATGCCATCAGGGACAGCTACATTGGCAAACTGCAGTCGGTGCTCGATCTGCTGAAGGATCGACTTTTCGTCGACGAATTCTCCGTGGAGGAGAAGGTGTGGCGCTTCTACAACACTTGTCTCACGGCCCCCGAAGGCACTTCCAGGATAAGGCGTTTCCTGGAGTTGGTTCCGCCGGGTGAGAACCTAACCTGGCCGCCACTAGTTGCCCAAGGAAGTCAGTGGCCCAAGCAGCAGTTCCAGTGGCTGGAGACCTTGGCGAATCTGCGACTCTACGCATTGGAAAACCCTTTGATCTTTTTCGAGATCCGGGCGGACTTTTACAGCAGCAATAAGTTCTCCTTAGCTCTTAGCAAGCCGGATTTGTACAAGTTAAGTAATGTGTCCGAAGTCGAGGACCTGTTGAAACGGACCGGAGTGGGCCCAAGGCGGGCTGTGTACCTGGCCAGGAGCATTATCCAACTGGACTCGGATCTTAATGGTCCGACTGGAGTCGATACGTTCTACACATTCACCCTGGAAGATGTGCAGAGTAGGACCAATCTACAGATGGGCAAGTACCTCCAGACTGTCTTTGGCCACTCCTTTGAGAACAGTACCTCGGTGTATGTGAGCAATATGGAGTACTTTGAACAAATCGACGGAGTCGTTCGCAAGTACGACTCTGAGGTGGTGGCCAGTTACCTAATGATTCAATTTGTCCGCTTTCTACTATTCTTGGATGGCAATGGCCCAGAGAAGAAGCCCGCCCAATGCGCCGCTGCCGTCGCATCTCAAATGGAGCTGGCCAGCGATCTGCTGTACGAAAACCATTACTTGGGCCAGGGAAAGCGAGAGGAGTACAGCAGGGAAGTGCAGCGGATCTTTGAGGCGGTGAGCAGAACACTTATGGCCAGGCTGGAGGAGAACCGCATGCACCTGACCGACGACGAAGTCAACTTTCTGCAGCAGAAACTGCTCGCCAAGACGCTTAAAGTGGGATATCTGCCAGACGGTGTCAACCATCGTCGCTTCGTGACCAATTTCTACGACGATCTGGAACTGGACACGCATCCGGATTTCGCTAGGGCACAACTCAGCGTCCTGAGACACAGACAACGTCGATTCCTGGACAAGTTCAATGGGCCTGTTGCCAAGGGGACAGATTACCTTTACTTCTCTGGTTACATTTCAGATAATGTTCCCGGCATATGGTTCGATGACAGTCACAACATCATCGTCATGCCCTATAACATGTTGCTGGAGCCCTACTTTGCGCCCGAAAGTCATGATGTCTTCAAGATGAGTCTGCTGGGATTCTACCTGGCTCGCACAATGATGAAAAGTTTCTTGCCCGGAGACCTGCCCTTCGACAGTGTGGGCAACTACGGAGGTTACCTGAATGAGTTCAAGGAGCGGCAAAGCTATGTCGATGGTCTCGCATGCTTGAATTCTACTGCTCGTTCCAAGGATCTCCACTACCGTTCGGGCGATGTGGTGAGTCTGGGCCTGGTTTACGAGACCTTCTTCGGAGGCAACTCGGTGTTCAACCAGGATCAGCCCGCATTCGCCGATGTGCCACTGAAAAAGCTGTTCCTGCTGAACGTCGCCCAGTTGTTCTCGTTCACTCAGGAGTATCAAGATGAGGTCCAAATGGACTCCGACAAGTTGCGTCTCAGTCAGGCGGTGAGCAATCTGCCGGCTTTTTGCGAAATATTCAACTGCCCGGACACCGCGCCTCTGAATCCGCCGAGGAAATGTGAAATGTGGTAGAAAACTACACTAAACGTACAATATTTGTACCTTTTCAAAATCACTTTTAAAAGTGTGTCGTATAaacttaaatgtataaatgaaATCTTCTTTTCCATTGTCAAATAAATACACGATTTTGTGAAGGTTTAATTTCCCCCATTATCGCCaaaagtgtttgtttttcaaaatcagGAAGGTCACATCCAATTCCAATCTATGAGTCTTCAGATCattgccctttttttttgggcgtATGAGTTGaatattttctatttgtaGATTAGTTGTCTTTGTATGGACAaagctttctttctttcttgcCAAGCCGTCGATTAAAAAAGCCACTATCACTCAAAACTTATTAGATTTcagattgaaaataaaaatgagttTGTCGTGTGATTACTATCGAGCTGTAATCGCTCGTAGAAACAAAACATAAGTgg
It includes:
- the LOC128253157 gene encoding sphingolipid delta(4)-desaturase DES1 yields the protein MGQKVSRSDFEWVYTEEPHASRRKIILEKYPQIKKLFGHDPNFKWVAGAMVLTQILALFVVKDLSWSWLLVAAYCFGGIINHSLMLAVHEISHNLAFGHSRPMHNRILGFICNLPIGLPMSISFKKYHLEHHRYQGDEAIDTDIPTLLEARLFDTTFGKFLWVCLQPFFYIFRPLVINPKPPTRLEIINTVVQLTFNALIVYFLGWKPLAYLLIGSILAMGLHPVAGHFISEHYMFAKGFETYSYYGPLNWITFNVGYHNEHHDFPAVPGSRLPEVKRIAKEFYDTMPQHTSWTRVLYDFIMDPAVGPYARVKRRQRGLAS
- the LOC128253213 gene encoding LOW QUALITY PROTEIN: adenylyl cyclase X E-like (The sequence of the model RefSeq protein was modified relative to this genomic sequence to represent the inferred CDS: inserted 2 bases in 1 codon), which produces MATMHLLDPSHDVFVLRRIYIFLPIPSVRGAALLATSVSIVNVVHFEHFIALDQTKSARNVRGYEVISVDMLRXEEVWFRHALRLEMMLLDSILSPQIAKPIKDSIKNKIMLEFERSISGGSQRPENFMAIQVLPDVSILSADVVELTTQLTTMEKLVKVLYDLFARFDVAASHFQVQRLKFLGACYYCVTDGDPDHAKVPVSLGISMIANIQEVRYVRH
- the LOC128253214 gene encoding neprilysin-1-like, which codes for MERIVWISSLLLLLGFATGLGVTRSVDATANERILSSIKRHMNDSADPCEDFQNYATGKFHEVNKKEDWEITQDAIRDSYIGKLQSVLDLLKDRLFVDEFSVEEKVWRFYNTCLTAPEGTSRIRRFLELVPPGENLTWPPLVAQGSQWPKQQFQWLETLANLRLYALENPLIFFEIRADFYSSNKFSLALSKPDLYKLSNVSEVEDLLKRTGVGPRRAVYLARSIIQLDSDLNGPTGVDTFYTFTLEDVQSRTNLQMGKYLQTVFGHSFENSTSVYVSNMEYFEQIDGVVRKYDSEVVASYLMIQFVRFLLFLDGNGPEKKPAQCAAAVASQMELASDLLYENHYLGQGKREEYSREVQRIFEAVSRTLMARLEENRMHLTDDEVNFLQQKLLAKTLKVGYLPDGVNHRRFVTNFYDDLELDTHPDFARAQLSVLRHRQRRFLDKFNGPVAKGTDYLYFSGYISDNVPGIWFDDSHNIIVMPYNMLLEPYFAPESHDVFKMSLLGFYLARTMMKSFLPGDLPFDSVGNYGGYLNEFKERQSYVDGLACLNSTARSKDLHYRSGDVVSLGLVYETFFGGNSVFNQDQPAFADVPLKKLFLLNVAQLFSFTQEYQDEVQMDSDKLRLSQAVSNLPAFCEIFNCPDTAPLNPPRKCEMW